A single genomic interval of Eurosta solidaginis isolate ZX-2024a chromosome 3, ASM4086904v1, whole genome shotgun sequence harbors:
- the LOC137244508 gene encoding uncharacterized protein — protein sequence MVYAEIKNNNNNVKATINKFQLISKKLVKLKSSLKFLLKCRKSRLIPKFIKNTTQCKKLFSFDVDIHKNTDKTVDRHTYNYHTKILNLLIKHKHTLLRKQQQQAEETTINLKERLSEDDFKAFIKSQEYVGNKLTLTLKNKQEEKYEELRNKRNNIFGDNNKEQDWFINNTKVDFPPDIKSLLTKGPKFALPIEDKNFPLFKYIADGEELIQTHKSKEQQEESRTKFSLLVKEHAKTNKPSAIDRAIVDTVERTRKFLKQNHNIRILTSDKGNKTVAMEIDDYYKKMNEILNDLTMYRVQRQDPISRLQTKNNGLVDKLFKMGIISKSERNNMITTTALSPRIYRLPKVHKEGTPLRPICSVSSSPSYGLCKYIANILKNLATNSNYNIKNTLDFKDKINNTYIMTMKE from the coding sequence ATGGTATATGCGGAGATaaagaataacaacaacaacgtaaaaGCAACAATCAACAAATTTCAACTTATATCTAAGAAATTGGTAAAACTAAAATCgagtttaaaattcttattaaaatGTAGAAAGTCTAGGTTAATCCCTAAGTTTATCAAAAATACAACACaatgtaaaaaattatttagtttcgACGTAGATATACACAAAAACACGGACAAAACTGTAGATAGACATACTTATAACTACCACACAAAAATACTTAATTTACTTATTAAACATAAACATACACTATTAagaaagcaacaacaacaggcagAGGAGACTACAATAAATCTGAAGGAACGTCTGAGCGAAGATGATTTTAAAGCGTTTATTAAGAGTCAGGAATACGTAGGCAACAAACTCACGTTAACATTGAAAAATAAACAAGAGGAAAAGTATGAGGAATTACGGAACAAACGAAACAACATATTCGGCGATAACAACAAAGAGCAAGATTGGTTCATAAATAATACCAAAGTGGATTTTCCACCAGATATAAAATCGCTCTTAACCAAGGGTCCAAAGTTTGCGCTGCCAATTGAGGACAAGAATTTCCCTTTATTTAAATACATCGCGGACGGTGAAGAGCTAATACAAACACACAAAAGTAAAGAACAACAAGAGGAGTCGCGCACAAAATTTTCTCTGTTGGTAAAAGAACATGCAAAAACAAACAAACCcagtgcaatagatcgtgcaatagTGGACACAGTGGAACGAACACgtaaatttcttaaacaaaatcaCAATATTCGAATTCTAACTTCTGACAAAGGAAATAAAACTGTAGCAATGGAAATAGATGACTACTATAAGAAAATGAATGAAATTCTAAATGATTTGACCATGTATAGAGTACAAAGACAAGATCCCATATCCAGATTACAAACTAAAAACAACGGTCTAGtagataaactttttaaaatgggtattATTTCCAAGTCGGAAAGAAATAATATGATCACTACAACGGCACTATCTCCCAGGATCTACAGGCTTCCAAAAGTTCACAAGGAAGGTACTCCACTCAGACCCATATGCTCTGTTTCCTCATCACCATCCTACGGCCTTTGTAAATATATtgcaaacattttgaaaaacttgGCAACGAATTcgaattataatattaaaaatacgcTTGACTTCAAAGATAAAATTAATAATACGTATATTATGACGATGAAAGAATGA